Genomic segment of Sphingopyxis sp. QXT-31:
TGGCAAGGCGCGGGCTGATCTTGTGGCCGGCGGCAAAGACGACTTCGCCGGTCTTGGCATCCACCACATCGAAAGCGGGCTTCGCGCCGCGCCAATTCTCGACCTGGAAGGGCACGCGCCAGCCATTTTCGGCGCGCTCGAAGACGAGGCGGTCATAGAAATGGTTGAGGATTTCCTCGCCCGTCATGCCCAGCGCATAGAGCAGCGACGTCACCGGCAGCTTGCGCTTGCGGTCGATACGGACGTTGACGATGTCCTTGGCGTCGAATTCGAAGTCGAGCCACGAACCGCGGTACGGAATGACGCGCGCGGCGAACAGGAACTTGCCCGACGAGTGGGTCTTGCCGCGATCATGGTCGAAGAGCACACCCGGCGAACGGTGCATCTGCGACACGATGACGCGCTCGGTGCCATTGACGAAGAAGGTGCCGTTCTCGGTCATGAGCGGCATGTCGCCCATGTAGACGTCCTGCTCCTTGATATCGAGGACCGAGCGGGTGTCGGTCTCGCTGTCGACTTCGAACACGATCAGGCGCAGTGTGACCTTCATCGGCGCCGCATAGGTGATGCCGCGCTGACGGCATTCCTCGACGTCATACTTGGGCGCTTCGAGTTCGTAATGGACGAAGTCGAGCTCGGCAGTGCCGGCGAAATCGCGGATCGGGAAAACGCTGCGCAGCGTCTTTTCGAGGCCCGAAACATAGCCGACCGAGGGGTCGGACCGCAGGAACTGCTCATAGGATTCGCGCTGCACCTCGATGAGGTTGGGCATCTCCACCGCTTCGTGGATGTTGCCGAACAGCTTACGGATTCGCTTGCTCGCGGTTGCTTCGAGGGCCTTGCCCACCGACTTCGCCTTGGTCGCCATAAGTGATTGTCTCGCCTTGATAAATTAGATCGCGGACGCGATCGAGACGCAAAAAGGCCGCAGGCAACCGTCGCCGGTTTACCGCAGCTTCTTGACGCATCTCGAAATCCCCGCCGACCTATCCGTACAGCCTGCCGCGCAAAGTCAGGCTCTATCTCGAACGATGGGGTGTGCGGGCGATATAGGTTTCGGGTCCTATTTTGTCAACGCGGCGGGCCGGGGATATTGGCCGGCGATGTCGAATCGGGGGCCGATGACGGTTTCGGGGTGGTTTTCAAACCGTCCTCTATTTCCGTTCGTGTCGAGCGAAGTCGATACACTTGAAGGCGCGCGCCAACTCGGCGTGTCTCGACTTCGCTCGACACGAACGGGATTTATAGGTCGGCTTGACTGCTTCCGCCCGGAACCGGCAATTCCATCCCCACCCGACGGGCTGATCTGACGCTTAGGCCTGAGCATCCTTCCAGTCGCGCTTGATCTTTTTGGCGAGGCTCCATTTGTGGACTTCGGTGGGGCCGTCGTAGATGCGGAAGGCGCGGACTTCGCGGAACACCTGCTCGACGATCGTCTTGTCGGTCACGCCGGTGCCGCCCATCACCTGGACGCAGCGGTCGGCGATGCGCATTAGGGCTTCGGACACCGCGACCTTCGCCATCGAGCTTTCGGCGGTGCCGAGGTCGCCAGTGTCGAGCACTTCGGCGCACCAGCGGATCATCAGTTCGGATTGCTTGAGGTCGATGAGGTTCTCGGCGAGCATGAAGCCGACGCCCTCATGGTCGATCAGCGGCTTGCCGAAGGCGTGGCGCCAATTGGCATAGTCGGTCGCGATCTCGTGCGCGCGCTGGCAGGCGCCGTGCCAGCGCATACAGTGCGACAGGCGCGCGGGCGACAGCCGCACCTGCGCATATTTGAAGCCCTCGCCCGCTTCGCCCAGCATCTGGTCGGCCGGGACGCGGAGGTTGTCGATGATCACCGTCGCATGGCCGCCGGGCATCGAGCTGTCGATCGTGTTGGGCACATGCTCGATGCGGATCGCGGGGTCGGGCAGATCGACGAGGAACATGCACGCGCCGCCGCCCGCGGCGACATCCTCGGCCTTCGCCATGACGATGCCGACCTTCGCGCCGTCGGCGCCGGTGATGAAGCATTTGCGGCCGTTGATGACCCAGTGGTTGCCGTCCATCCGGCAGACCGTCTTCATCATCGAGGGGTCGGATCCCGCACCGCCCTCCTCCGCAGGTTCGGTCATGAAAAAGGCCGAGCGGGCGTGGCCCTGCACCAGCTGGTCGAGGAAGCGCGCCTTGAGCTCGGGGCTGCCGACCTTGCCGAGCAGATACATATTGCCCTCGTCGGGTGCGGCGGTGTTGCACGCGAGTGGGCCGAGCGGGGACAGCCCCGACTTTTGGAGGACATAGGCGGTTTCGACCTGCGTCAGATGGTCGCCGTCGGGGAGGATGTGGGGCGTGAGCACCCCCGCGGCGCGCGCTTTGGCCTTGAGCTCGTCGACCAGTTCGTCGGTCGGGGCGCCGTGATGGTCGCGGCGCGGGTCGTTCTCATAGGGGGCGACGACGGTGCGGACGAAGGCTTCGACGCGGGCGCCGATTTCGAGGGCGCGTTCCGAGACGGTCGCGGCGGCGGCTTGCTGATGGCTCATCTGTGGCTCCCCTGTCGTGTCGGGGACCCGTTGGATCATTTGGCGCGGCGGGGCAAGCGCTTCGCAAACGAAGCATCGCGCAAAAAAGGATGCCCCGGTCGTGGGGGACCGGGGCATCGCATCGGGCTACTTAAGGGACCAACCAAATATAGCCCGAACTCGGGTACTCTTCAGACCTTAGCGCAGCAGGTTCATCACGCCCTGCTGGCTCTGGTTCGCCTGGGCGAGCATCGCGGTCGATGCCTGGGCCAAGATGCCGGCGGCGGCGAGCTTCGTCGATTCCGCCGAGAAGTCGGTGTCTTCGATGCGCGACTTCGAGTCCGCCAGATTCACGACGGTCGACGTCAAATTGTCGACAGTGGCTTCGAGGCGGTTCTGCTGGGCACCCAGGTTGGCGCGTTCGGTGGCGACCGTCTGGATCGCGGTGTCGAGCGTGGCGAGCGCGCCCGACGCGCCGGCAGCGGTCGAGAAGTCGAGGCCGTCGACGCCGAGGCCGGCCGACTGCATGTCGGCAACGGTGATGTTCACGACTTCGCCGTCGTTGAGGCCGGTCTGGATGTCGAGGTCGGCGGTGCCGTCGAGCAGCGCGGTACCGTTGAAGGTGGTCCGCGTCGCAACATCGTCGATCTGCGCGATCAGCGCGGTGACTTCGGTCTGGATCGCGGTGCGGTCGTCGTCGCCCAGCGTGCCGGTCGAGGCCTGGATCGCCAGTTCACGCATACGGACGAGCATGTTCGAAATGCCGCCCATCGCGCCTTCGGCGGTTTGCGACAGCGAGATGCCGTCGTTGGCGTTGCGGACGGCCTGGTTGAGGCCACGGACGCTGGCGTCCATGCGGGTGGCGATGGCGAGGCCGGCGGCGTCGTCCTTCGCGCTGTTGATGCGCTTGCCGCTCGACAGGCGTTCCATCGCCTCCGACTGCATGCGACCCGCAACCCGCGAGTTGTTCTGGGCGCGGAGCGCGCTCACATTGGTGTTGATAACGGTCATAAGTTCCCTTTCCGGCCCCCCAAGGGCCATTCCCATGGTGTGCGGCTCGGCGAGCTTCACGATTGCAGTAACGGCGGGCGGCGGCGGGGCTTAAGCGCGCGCGTCAAAAAAACGCCGCAATGGGTTAACGCCGGCCCCGATCTGCAATCACCCCTATGTTTTTCAACGGAAAAAATTTCTGGCACGCGCTTTGCATTACTCTTTGCGTGCGGCGCGATGCCGCGGTGAGGACGGATGATTATGAGCACGATTGACCAGAGCCGGCTGCTGCAGATGCGCAGTTCGATCCTCAATCAGAACGAAGCGCTGCAGCGCGCCGCGGGCCGCGGTGGTGCGGGCGGCGTCGACGGCGCGGCGGGAACCCTCGATTTCGGATCGGCGATCTCGGCCGCGCTGCAGCAGGTCAACGCCCAGCAGTCGAAGGCGAGCGAGATCACCGAAGCCTATGAGCGCGGCGACACGCACGACATCGTCAGCGTGATGATCGAGCGCCAGAAGGCCTCGCTCGGTTTCGAGACCACGCTGCAGGTGCGCAACAAGCTGCTCTCCGCGTACCGCGACATCATGAACATACCGGTCTGATCCGATGGCCGATACCCAAATCCTGAATCCCGTCGACGCGGGCAGCGACCGCCGCCTCCCCGTTCCCGCCGCGGGCGGCCGCTTCGCGCCGATCCAGCAGGCGCTGCGCCAGCCCGCCGTCCAGCGCGCCTTGCCCGCGATCGCCACCACCGCCGCGATCGGCATCGCCGCGCTCGCCTATTTCGCGACCGCCGCGGCGCCGCAGACCCAGCTCTTCGCCGGGCTCGCCGACGCCGACAAGGCCGCGGTCGCCGAAGCGCTGACCGCGCAAGGCATCGCACACAGCATCGACGCCACCACCGGCGCGCTGACCGTCGACGCCGACAAGCTCCACGCCGCGCGCATCGCGCTCGCGGGGCAAGGCCTGCCCAAGGCGTCGGCCGACGGCAGCGAGATGATCGGCGCCTTGCCGATGGGCGCCAGCCGCGCGATCGAGGGCGAGACGCTGCGCGGTGCGCGCGAAGCCGACCTCGCCCGCACGATCGAGGCGATCGACGCGGTCAAGGGCGCGCGCGTGCATATCGCCGCCGCCGAACCCAGCCTCTTCGTTCGCGAGGACAAGCCCGCGACGGCATCGGTGATGCTGACGCTGCAGAACGGCCGCAGCCTCAGCGACGGCCAGGTGCAGGCGATCCGCTTCCTCGTCGCCTCGTCGGTGCCGGGGATGAACGCCGACCAGGTGTCGGTGATCGACCAGCGCGGCGCTTTGCTGTCGGACTCGGCGACGTCTGGCGACATGCAGGCGTTCCAGCTGCAGACGCAGATGGAGGACCGTTATCGCCGCGCGCTGGACAGCCTGCTCGGCCCGATGCTCGGCGCGGGCAATTATACCGTCGAAGTCCACGCCGACGTCGACATGTCCGAAAGCCAGGCGACGCGCGAAAGCTTTCCGGAGAACGACCGCGCGCTGACAAGCGAGATGGTCACGCGCTCGGTCAGCGGCCAGGGCGACGCGCCCGCGGTCGGCATCCCCGGCGCGCTGTCGAACCAGCCGCCGCCGGCCTCGGCGCTGAACCAGACCCCGAACGGCACCGCCCCCGGCGCTCCCGCCCCGGCGACGCAGAGCAACGAGAACGCCCAGCGCGCCTATGAGGTCGGCCGCGAGATTTCGGTCACGCATCGCCCGCAGGGCCAGCTCCGCCGCGTCTCGGTCGCGGTCGCGCTCAACCAGGGATCGAAGGCGCTGACCCGCGCCGACATCACCAAGATCGACGGCCTCGTGAAGGGCGCGGTCGGCTTCGATGCGGCGCGCGGCGACCAGGTCGCGATCAGCCAGCGCCCCTTCGCCAAGGTCGAGGACATGTCGCCCGCCTTCTACGAACAGGGCTGGTTCCTGCCGCTGGTCAAGCAGATCGGCGCGGTGCTCGTCGCGATCCTCGCCTTCTTCTTCATCGGCCGCCCGCTGATCAAGGCCGCCAAGGCCCGCGCCGCCGCGCGCGCCGAACGCGATGCCGCGCTCGAGGAATCGCTGATGGCGGCCGCCGAGGGCGGCAACCCCGCCCTCCCCCGCCCGCGCGGCCGCGAAATCACCCTCGAGATGATCGAGGCGGCGCCGAGCTACGAGGACCGCGCCAACCTCGTCCGCGCCTTCGTCCGCCAGGATTCGGCGCGCGCCGCGATCGTCGTGCGCCAGCTGATGCAGGAGGGCGCCCGTGGCTGATCTCGACACCGACCTCGGCACCTCGCCCGCGAAGGCCGCGGTCGAAGGCTCTGCCGCCGCCGCGATCCTGTTGATGCTGCTCGACGAAAGCGAAGCCGCGACGATCCTGAAGCACCTCGACCCCGCCGAAGTGCGCCAGCTGGCGAAAGGCATGTTCGACGCCGCCAACGCGACCGAAGTCCAGATCGAGCAGGCGCTCGACCGCTTCGTGACGCGCAGCCGCTCGGTCAGCGCGTTCAGCGTCGGCGCCGACACGCGCATCCGCACCGTGATCAACCAGGCGGTGGGCAACGTCCGCGCCGACAATATCCTGGCCGCCGTCGCGCCGCAGTCGAGCGCCGCGTCGCTCGAAATGCTGCGCTGGATGGACATCGACGCCATCAGTGGATTGTTGGCGAGCGAACATCCGCAGGTCGGCGCGCTGATCCTCTCGGTGCTCGTCCCCGACATCGCGGCGCGCGCGATCGAGACGCTCGACGAAGTGCTGCAGGCCGACCTGGTGCTGCGTGCGGCGCAGCTGTCGTCGGTCCCCGCCGCGGCGATCGAGGATCTGGAATCGGTGCTCGCCGCCGCCAATGTCGGCGGCCAGCGCGTTGCCAAGCAGCCGATCGGCGGCCCGAGCGATGTCGCCAAGATCATGAAGAAGATGTCGAAGTCGGCCAGCGAGCGCGCAATCCGCAACCTCAAGAAATCGGACCGCCAGCTCGCGCAGACGATCGAGGAAGAGATGTTCATCTTCGAAAATCTGCGCGATCTCGACATGAAGAGCCTGGGCACCATATTGCGCGGCGTCGATGCGTCGCAGCTTTCGATCGCGCTCAAGGGCGCCGACGACGACATGGTCGACCTCTGCCTCTCGACGATGTCGCAGCGCGCCTCGGAAACGATCCGCGACGAAATGGCCGAGATGACGATGGTCAAGCGCACCGACGTCGACGACGCGCAGAAGGCGATCATGACGATCGTCCGCCAGATGGCCGCCTCGGGCGAGATCATGATCGCGGGTGCGGGCGACGATTATGTCTGACAACAGCTTCGCCCCCACCCCGCTCGCGATGGCGATGGCACGGCAGGGCGGTTTCCGCCCGATGTCCTTCGACCCCGCGGTGCGCGAGGCCGAGGCCCAAGCCGCCGCGCATGTGCACGTCGAGGTCGAGCCCGGCGAAGACCCGTTCGAAAAGGGCCTCGCAGAAGGCCAGCGCCTCGCCGAAGCCGGGTTCGTGGTCGAGCGCGGCCAGCTGCTCGCGCTCGTCGCGGGCGCCGAGGCGCTGCAGGACGAACCCAGCGAAGAGCTTGCGCAGCTGATCGCCGAGACCGTCGAGCGGCTCGTCCGCCAGATCGTCGCCGACGCGCCGATCGACGCGGTCTGGCTCAAGGACCAGGCCGAAACCGCCGCCGCCCTCGTGTCGGAAGCCGACAAGGCGCGCACCCTGTGGGCTCACCCGCAGGACGCCGCGCTGCTGATGGACAGCGACATCCGCCTGCCCGTCGCCGCCGACGCGACGATGATGCGCGGTACCGTCCGCGTCGAGACTTCCGCTGGCTGGATCGAGCATGGCCGCGCCGTGTATCTCAATGAACTGCGCGCCGCACTGGGCCGCGAGGAAGCCAGCGCATGACGCGCCGCCTCGCCCTGTCGGCGCAGCAATTGCTCGCCCCCGTCGATATCGCCAAGGCGAGCCCGCGCCGCATCGGCACGCTCGTCGCGCACGAGGGCATCATGCTCGAAGTGTCGGGTTTCCCGCAGCCGCTGGGCAGCAACGTCCGCATCAAGTCGGCCGACAACGACTATGTCTATGGCGAGGTCGTGGGCTTCCGCGGGCACCGCAGCCTGGTCCTGCCCTTCGACATGAACAAGCCGCTGGTCACCGGCGCGCCGGTCGAGCCGCATGGCGCCAGCTCGATGGTCCCCGTCGGAAAGACCTTGCTCGGCCGGATCATGGACGCGCAGGGCAATCCGCTCGACGGGCGCCCGCCGATCAAGTCGCAATTCCTGTGGCCGCTCGCCGGGCGCAAGGTCAACCCGCTACGCCGCGGTCGCGTCACCCGCCCGCTCGACATGGGCGTGCGCGCGATCAATGGGCTGCTGACCGTCGGCGAAGGCCAGCGCGTCGCGATCATCGCGGGCTCGGGCGTCGGCAAGTCGGTGCTGATGGGCCAGATGATCGCAGGCACCGACTGCGACGTGATCGTCGTCGGGCTGATCGGCGAGCGCAGCCGCGAAGTCAGCGACTTCGTCGAAACCAAATTGCCCCCCGAAGTCCGCAAGAAATCGGTCGTCGTCGCGGTCCCCGCCGACCACCCGCCGCTGCTCCGCCTGCGCGCCGCGATGCGCGCGACCGCGATCGCCGAAGCCTTTCGCGACGAGGGCAAGAAGGTCCTCCTCCTCATCGACAGCCTGACCCGCGTCGCGCATGCGCAGCGCGAGATCGGGCTGACCCTGGGCGAGCCGCCGACGATGAAGGGCTATCCACCCTCGGTCTTCGCGCTGATCCCCTCGCTGTGCGAACGCGCCGGCATCGACAAGAAGACCGGCGGATCGGTCACCGCGCTCTACACCGTGCTCGCCGACGGCGGCGACATCGAGGATCCGGTGGTCGACAGCGCGCGTGCGATCGTCGACGGCCACATCATCCTGTCGCGGCAGATGGCCGAACAGGGCGTCTATCCCGCGATCGACGTCGCGCGCTCGCTGTCGCGCACGATGGTCGACTCGGTCGATCCCGAGCATGCCGCCGCCGCCGCGCGCTTTCGCCAGCTCTGGTCGGCGTATGAAGAGAACCGCGATCTGATGCTGATGGGCGCCTATGTCGCCGGCGGCGATCCGGTGCTCGACGAGGCGATCATGCGCCGCGCCGACCAGCTCGCTTTCGTATCGCAGGGCGCCAAGGCCCAGGTCGATTTCACCACCTCCCGCCAAACCCTAGTCGAAGGATATAGTGCATGACCTCTCGCACCGCGCGCCGCAAACGGATCATCCGCGTGCGCAGCGTCGAACATCAGATGGCGGAGGCCAATCTCGCGCGCGCCAACAGCGAGCTTGCGAATCTCGTCGAGCTCGGCAAGCGGCTCGAGGTGCTGCGCACCGACCTCGCGATGGCGAAGGGCGCGGTCGCCGGGCGCGCGCTCAACACGATCGGCGAACTCGGCATGCGGCTCGACATGGCGAAGGAAAATCTCGTCGCGCCGACGGCGGGCGCCAGCGCGCGCCGCGACCAGATGGGCGCGCTCGCCCAGCGCGCGATGGTCAAGGAAGAATCGGCGGTGCGCCTCTACGAGCGCGGCCGCAAATCGGCCGAACAGGAAAGCGAACGCCGCGCCGACGCCAACCGCCCGTTCCGCACCGGCATGCGCCTGCGCCTGATCGACGGCGGCATCGCATGATGCCTGCGCTGCCGCAGACCCAGGCGACGCCGATGCCCTCGCTGCTCGCGATGCTGACCCCGGTACAGGGCGGCGAGGCGGGCGAAGCGGGCGCGTTCGAGCAGCTTGTCGCCGCGCAGACGCGCGGGACGGCGCCGGTGGCCGCGCCGCTTGCCGTGCCCGTCGTGAAGATCGCGCCGATGGCGAGCGTCGCAGCCGCTCATGGCGCTGCGCCGATCGCGGCAACGACACTTGCCGAAGCATCGAATAGTGAACCGCAAGCCACTCCCATCCCCGTTCGTGCTGAGCTTGTCGAAGCACCGTCCTCCTCGCTGTCGACGCCACAAGAAAATACGGCCCTTCAACAAGCTCAGGGCGAACGGCTGTTGGGTACGACCGAGCTCGCACCCGTCGCCGCTCCCGCCATGCCGATCCAGTTTGCACCTGTTGCCGTATCCGCAGCAGCTCTGCCGACAGCGATTGCGCCGCAGCCCGCGCGCCCTGCCCTGCCGCTTCATGCGCCGCAGGTGGCCGTGCCGCGGAATCCCGCCCCGACCGTAGACCTCCCGGTCGAAACCGCCACGCCGGGCAAGCCCGAAGCCGCGCCCACCGACAAGGCGATCCTCGCCGCGAACGAATTGCTCGCGACGCTGGCGCAGTTCACCATTACCGCGGGCAAGCCCGCCACTGCCAAGCCCGCAATCGCCCTGCCCGCCACCGACGGCGAAGGCGCGAGCGAGGGCGAAACCCCGGTGGCCGCCGAAGCCGCCCCCGTCGCCGCGTTTCTGGCCTCGATCACCGCGCCCGCCGAA
This window contains:
- a CDS encoding flagellar hook-length control protein FliK yields the protein MMPALPQTQATPMPSLLAMLTPVQGGEAGEAGAFEQLVAAQTRGTAPVAAPLAVPVVKIAPMASVAAAHGAAPIAATTLAEASNSEPQATPIPVRAELVEAPSSSLSTPQENTALQQAQGERLLGTTELAPVAAPAMPIQFAPVAVSAAALPTAIAPQPARPALPLHAPQVAVPRNPAPTVDLPVETATPGKPEAAPTDKAILAANELLATLAQFTITAGKPATAKPAIALPATDGEGASEGETPVAAEAAPVAAFLASITAPAEARPAGKPAAEMAPAAKPRRDDAPALPAAAPKARSDAPAMPMLAALESPAAKPAAEPSMTVLFAQPATAATTALAAAAPVATIAERVLDLGSDDAWIEQLAADIAATKSASGDISFRLMPRHLGRLDVSMMVGDEGVSVRLDTQHEATATIVTAAQTRLADDLRQQGVRVAETQVTCTPNETGRQSQQGQGRSGAQDASHLIETADDRAEARTETRDERSGERRGRFA
- the fliF gene encoding flagellar basal-body MS-ring/collar protein FliF; the encoded protein is MADTQILNPVDAGSDRRLPVPAAGGRFAPIQQALRQPAVQRALPAIATTAAIGIAALAYFATAAAPQTQLFAGLADADKAAVAEALTAQGIAHSIDATTGALTVDADKLHAARIALAGQGLPKASADGSEMIGALPMGASRAIEGETLRGAREADLARTIEAIDAVKGARVHIAAAEPSLFVREDKPATASVMLTLQNGRSLSDGQVQAIRFLVASSVPGMNADQVSVIDQRGALLSDSATSGDMQAFQLQTQMEDRYRRALDSLLGPMLGAGNYTVEVHADVDMSESQATRESFPENDRALTSEMVTRSVSGQGDAPAVGIPGALSNQPPPASALNQTPNGTAPGAPAPATQSNENAQRAYEVGREISVTHRPQGQLRRVSVAVALNQGSKALTRADITKIDGLVKGAVGFDAARGDQVAISQRPFAKVEDMSPAFYEQGWFLPLVKQIGAVLVAILAFFFIGRPLIKAAKARAAARAERDAALEESLMAAAEGGNPALPRPRGREITLEMIEAAPSYEDRANLVRAFVRQDSARAAIVVRQLMQEGARG
- a CDS encoding FliI/YscN family ATPase: MTRRLALSAQQLLAPVDIAKASPRRIGTLVAHEGIMLEVSGFPQPLGSNVRIKSADNDYVYGEVVGFRGHRSLVLPFDMNKPLVTGAPVEPHGASSMVPVGKTLLGRIMDAQGNPLDGRPPIKSQFLWPLAGRKVNPLRRGRVTRPLDMGVRAINGLLTVGEGQRVAIIAGSGVGKSVLMGQMIAGTDCDVIVVGLIGERSREVSDFVETKLPPEVRKKSVVVAVPADHPPLLRLRAAMRATAIAEAFRDEGKKVLLLIDSLTRVAHAQREIGLTLGEPPTMKGYPPSVFALIPSLCERAGIDKKTGGSVTALYTVLADGGDIEDPVVDSARAIVDGHIILSRQMAEQGVYPAIDVARSLSRTMVDSVDPEHAAAAARFRQLWSAYEENRDLMLMGAYVAGGDPVLDEAIMRRADQLAFVSQGAKAQVDFTTSRQTLVEGYSA
- the fliE gene encoding flagellar hook-basal body complex protein FliE — protein: MSTIDQSRLLQMRSSILNQNEALQRAAGRGGAGGVDGAAGTLDFGSAISAALQQVNAQQSKASEITEAYERGDTHDIVSVMIERQKASLGFETTLQVRNKLLSAYRDIMNIPV
- a CDS encoding flagellar motor switch protein FliG; protein product: MADLDTDLGTSPAKAAVEGSAAAAILLMLLDESEAATILKHLDPAEVRQLAKGMFDAANATEVQIEQALDRFVTRSRSVSAFSVGADTRIRTVINQAVGNVRADNILAAVAPQSSAASLEMLRWMDIDAISGLLASEHPQVGALILSVLVPDIAARAIETLDEVLQADLVLRAAQLSSVPAAAIEDLESVLAAANVGGQRVAKQPIGGPSDVAKIMKKMSKSASERAIRNLKKSDRQLAQTIEEEMFIFENLRDLDMKSLGTILRGVDASQLSIALKGADDDMVDLCLSTMSQRASETIRDEMAEMTMVKRTDVDDAQKAIMTIVRQMAASGEIMIAGAGDDYV
- a CDS encoding acyl-CoA dehydrogenase family protein, translated to MSHQQAAAATVSERALEIGARVEAFVRTVVAPYENDPRRDHHGAPTDELVDELKAKARAAGVLTPHILPDGDHLTQVETAYVLQKSGLSPLGPLACNTAAPDEGNMYLLGKVGSPELKARFLDQLVQGHARSAFFMTEPAEEGGAGSDPSMMKTVCRMDGNHWVINGRKCFITGADGAKVGIVMAKAEDVAAGGGACMFLVDLPDPAIRIEHVPNTIDSSMPGGHATVIIDNLRVPADQMLGEAGEGFKYAQVRLSPARLSHCMRWHGACQRAHEIATDYANWRHAFGKPLIDHEGVGFMLAENLIDLKQSELMIRWCAEVLDTGDLGTAESSMAKVAVSEALMRIADRCVQVMGGTGVTDKTIVEQVFREVRAFRIYDGPTEVHKWSLAKKIKRDWKDAQA
- a CDS encoding flagellin N-terminal helical domain-containing protein, which gives rise to MTVINTNVSALRAQNNSRVAGRMQSEAMERLSSGKRINSAKDDAAGLAIATRMDASVRGLNQAVRNANDGISLSQTAEGAMGGISNMLVRMRELAIQASTGTLGDDDRTAIQTEVTALIAQIDDVATRTTFNGTALLDGTADLDIQTGLNDGEVVNITVADMQSAGLGVDGLDFSTAAGASGALATLDTAIQTVATERANLGAQQNRLEATVDNLTSTVVNLADSKSRIEDTDFSAESTKLAAAGILAQASTAMLAQANQSQQGVMNLLR
- a CDS encoding FliH/SctL family protein, translated to MSDNSFAPTPLAMAMARQGGFRPMSFDPAVREAEAQAAAHVHVEVEPGEDPFEKGLAEGQRLAEAGFVVERGQLLALVAGAEALQDEPSEELAQLIAETVERLVRQIVADAPIDAVWLKDQAETAAALVSEADKARTLWAHPQDAALLMDSDIRLPVAADATMMRGTVRVETSAGWIEHGRAVYLNELRAALGREEASA